In Penicillium psychrofluorescens genome assembly, chromosome: 5, a single window of DNA contains:
- a CDS encoding uncharacterized protein (ID:PFLUO_007664-T1.cds;~source:funannotate), with translation MKPVIAVPAVIGLLYRVWVRKSLTPLGVVFAAFTATAHAAHPWFAPFVLMGVFYFGGTKATKVKHDVKARLTLSATGAEGGESPRNHLQVLANSLVGSVLSVAHTVVLAKTVGDAGDCFSLGQRAADVLMVGIVANYAAVAADTFSSELGILAKSKPRLITSLTLRQVPPGTNGGVTAVGLAAGLLGSFSVAATSALVLPFCAGTTIKDRACWTAAMTACGLLGSLLDSVLGGLLQASVVDKRSGKVVEGSGGRKVLVHPASIRPGGPLDGAAYSVQATGNTHLRNTEAIANAATLRGSRITHTSVGTLPGRAHEENNESRRIEVGRDWLDNNGVNMLMAATMSFGAMGVAQWVWGVDVRELL, from the exons ATGAAGCCCGTAATTGCCGTGCCGGCCGTGATAGGCCTGCTCTACCGCGTCTGGGTCCGCAAGTCGCTCACCCCGTTGGGCGTCGTCTTCGCAGCGTTCACGGCCACCGCCCACGCCGCACACCCCTGGTTCGCACCATTTGTGCTCATGGGCGTGTTCTACTTCGGAGGAACGAAGGCGACAAAG GTGAAGCACGATGTCAAAGCGCGACTGACTCTCTCGGCCACCGGCGCGGAGGGTGGAGAGAGCCCTCGCAATCACCTCCAGGTGCTGGCCAACTCGCTCGTCGGGTCGGTATTGAGCGTGGCGCATACGGTGGTTCTGGCAAAAACGGTCGGGGATGCGGGGGATTGTTTCTCGCTCGGTCAGCGCGCGGCGGACGTTTTGATGGTTGGGATCGTCGC AAACTACGCCGCGGTCGCCGCAGACACCTTCTCCTCCGAACTAGGCATCctcgccaaatccaagcccCGCCTCATCACCTCCCTCACCCTCCGGCAAGTTCCTCCCGGTACGAATGGCGGTGTTACTGCCGTGGGACTCGCAGCTGGTCTGCTAGGCTCGTTTTCGGTTGCTGCTACATCTGCTCTCGTACTTCCCTTCTGTGCGGGCACCACGATCAAAGACCGAGCGTGTTGGACTGCGGCGATGACGGCGTGTGGGCTGCTGGGTAGTTTGTTGGACAGTGTGCTTGGCGGACTTCTGCAAGCTAGCGTTGTGGATAAGAGGAGTGGGAAGGTTGTTGAAGGGAGTGGAGGCCGAAAG GTCCTCGTCCACCCTGCCTCAATAAGACCAGGCGGCCCATTGGACGGTGCAGCTTATTCTGTTCAAGCAACAGGCAACACACACCTGCGCAACACCGAAGCCATTGCAAATGCAGCTACACTACGCGGCAGTCGCATCACACATACGTCGGTTGGGACGCTGCCCGGACGGGCCCATGAGGAGAACAATGAGAGCCGCCGTATTGAGGTCGGCCGGGATTGGCTGGATAACAATGGGGTGAACATGCTTATGGCTGCGACGATGAGTTTCGGGGCCATGGGCGTTGCGCAGTGGGTTTGGGGGGTGGACGTTCGGGAGCTCTTATAG
- a CDS encoding uncharacterized protein (ID:PFLUO_007667-T1.cds;~source:funannotate) — protein MDSDDDPVVSSYDVFLTDSEVSRYVFQYLDRPKKHPYIEGKGQKPTEMRLKPRSGLVEVDIPISIRQNYDINKGARYGEAMKKSRASRDGGAYGMAGGFSSGNAASSGSRVKSEGQGDIEILDNKKVVDSASIIKTQPLGGRIKPPEEGDPVYMLATFKDKNLHLSPVSAVVQLHPQLHHQDAMEEIPKGRGTKTKKDDDERPAESEARTIDVKIKAAEDGEQTMLATNLDLLKKMQDEKWKSYEWIDAETEEAWYTYENYMTHQQPEDLPQLESAIQGEEYLDAMSAPRIDPAHPEMTGWAMKQNRQKQKDGVSGSEDEAG, from the exons ATGGATTCGGACGACGACCCCGTCGTCTCATCTTACGACGTCTTTCTTACAGACTCCGAAGTCTCTCGTTATGTATTTCAATACCTCGACCGCCCCAAAAAGCACCCTTACATCGAGGGGAAGGGCCAGAAGCCCACCGAAATGCGATTGAAGCCCCGGTCCGGCCTCGTGGAGGTCGACATTCCTATTAGCATTCGGCAAAACTACGATATCAACAAAGGAGCACGGTATGGAgaggccatgaagaagagcCGTGCCTCTCGTGACGGAGGCGCATACGGAATGGCCGGTGGCTTCAGTTCTGGGAACGCTGCGTCGAGCGGGAGCAGGGTCAAGTCGGAAGGACAGGGGGACATTGAGATTCTGGACAATAAGAAGGTGGTTGACTCTGCGTCGATAATAAAGACCCAGCCACTTGGCGGGCGGATCAAGCCGCCCGAGGAAGGAGATCCGGTCTACATGCTGGCTACATTCAAAGACA AAAATCTGCATCTCTCACCCGTCTCCGCAGTTGTGCAATTACATCCCCAGCTTCACCACCAAGATGCGATGGAAGAGATACCCAAGGGCCGAGGCacaaagaccaagaaagacgacgacgagcgTCCCGCCGAGAGTGAAGCGCGGACAATAGATGTCAAGATCAAGGCCgcagaagatggcgagcagACGATGCTTGCAACCAACCTGGACCTGCTCAAGAAAATGCAGGATGAGAAATGGAAATCGTATGAATGGATCGATGCTGAG ACGGAGGAAGCTTGGTACACATATGAAAACTACATGACACACCAGCAACCCGAGGATTTGCCACAACTTGAATCGGCGATCCAGGGCGAGGAATACCTAGATGCGATGAGTGCGCCACGAATTGATCCTGCACACCCTGAGATGACTGGCTGGGCCATGAAACAAAATCGACAAAAGCAGAAAGATGGAGTATCCGGGAGTGAAGATGAGGCCGGGTGA
- a CDS encoding uncharacterized protein (ID:PFLUO_007665-T1.cds;~source:funannotate): protein MSTTSLQSFANSYSPFSSRTQPGRMSQSQTPGLDTLAEGSQYALKQLQLAREAGNNHSIDSASKSNGHRPPPHLRQNHSYDESYGIDSKTPSSQRDHLVDPRSSIRKNSSAGPVRRRISRACDQCNQLRTKCDGQQPCAHCIEFALSCEYARERKKRGKASKKELAAAVTVASGTGDPDVKNRGSPAQEHSPSAQPAHETNGQFDPAFDASRNTQSHIPNSDVPNMTGMQHNSHSAQQHPQQHMNSNMEGLHLNNYGGLPDSNRPSMSVPDLRSLQMMHNSNGTSRSPASMLHSQGFGSGYNDNAYSLMNPQDANPTSINHFRLGSSSENPSAPFMGLSPPAQSPNWLPLPSPSPANFPSFSMPPFSSTLRYPVLQPVLPHIASIIPQSLACDLLDVYFASSSSSHLHPLSPYVVGYVFRKQTFLHPTKPRQCSPGLLASMLWVGAQTSEAAFLTSPPSARGRVCQKLLELTIGLLRPLIHGPATGEASPNYAANMVINGVALGGFGVSMDQLGAQSSATGAVDDVATYVHLATVVSASEYKAASMRWWTSAWSLARELKLGRELPPNTTPRQDGEMEGESEMGMNGNKRQASSLLTSMGGGNSSVNLTEEEREERRRIWWLLFAMDRHLALCYNRPLTLLDKECEGLLQPMNDDLWQAGDFSAANYRRAGPSFECAGHSMFGYFLPLMTILGEIVDLQHARNHPRFGLHFRNSGELESQAMEITRQLDVYAQSLKEFEARYTNSLTLGSGENDANMEGSHLNHVSPSGRSSSTVGSHVSESIVHTKMVVAYGTHIMHVLHILLAGKWDPINLLDDNDLWISSESFITAMGHAVSSAEAAGDILEYDPDLSFMPFFFGIYLLQGSFLLLLTADKLQGDASQSVVRACETIVRAHEACVVTLNTEYQRTFRKVMRSALAQVRGRVPEDFGEQQQRRREVLALYRWSGDGSGLAL from the exons ATGTCGACAACCTCCCTGCAATCCTTCGCCAATTCCTACTCGCCTTTCTCGTCCCGAACGCAGCCTGGTCGGATGTCCCAGTCGCAGACCCCCGGCTTAGACACGCTCGCGGAGGGGTCGCAGTATGCGCTAAAGCAGCTGCAGTTGGCACGAGAAGCAGGCAACAACCATTCGATCGACTCCGCCAGCAAGTCAAATGGTCACCGACCGCCACCACATCTCCGCCAGAACCACTCCTACGACGAGAGCTACGGTATTGACTCCAAGACCCCCTCCAGCCAGCGAGATCATCTGGTCGACCCCCGCTCTAGCATCCGCAAGAATTCATCTGCTGGTCCCGTGCGGCGGCGCATCAGCCGAGCCTGTGATCAGTGTAACCAACTCCGGACCAAGTGTGATGGGCAGCAGCCGTGTGCGCATTGCATTG AATTCGCACTCTCCTGTGAGTACGCGCGCGAGCGCAAAAAGCGTGGCAAGGCCTCGAAAAAGGAACTAGCAGCGGCTGTCACAGTTGCTTCCGGAACTGGCGATCCAGACGTGAAGAACAGAGGATCCCCGGCGCAGGAACATTCGCCCAGTGCACAGCCTGCCCACGAGACAAACGGGCAATTCGACCCGGCCTTTGACGCTTCCCGGAACACGCAGTCTCATATTCCCAACTCGGATGTCCCCAACATGACCGGAATGCAACATAACTCGCACTCGGCTCAGCAGCACCCCCAGCAGCATATGAACTCGAATATGGAGGGTCTCCATTTGAACAACTACGGGGGGCTGCCAGACTCAAACCGGCCTTCAATGTCCGTGCCTGACCTGCGCTCCCTGCAGATGATGCACAATTCCAATGGGACCTCTCGGTCCCCGGCCTCCATGCTGCATTCACAGGGTTTCGGGTCCGGGTACAATGACAACGCATACTCTTTAATGAACCCACAGGACGCTAATCCCACCTCCATCAACCACTTCCGCCTCGGCAGTTCGTCAGAGAACCCATCCGCTCCGTTTATGGGGCTTTCACCGCCGGCGCAGTCGCCCAACTGGCTACCTCttccatccccttccccgGCAAACTTCCCGTCTTTCAGCATGCCCCCTTTCTCCAGTACCCTGAGATACCCCGTCTTACAACCGGTCCTCCCCCACATCGCGTCCATCATCCCGCAATCTCTCGCCTGTGACCTTTTGGATGTCTACTTcgccagctcttcttcatctcaCCTTCACCCGTTGTCGCCATATGTGGTTGGTTATGTCTTCCGCAAGCAGACGTTCCTCCACCCGACAAAGCCAAGACAGTGCAGTCCAGGTCTGCTCGCCAGCATGCTTTGGGTCGGAGCTCAAACGAGCGAGGCTGCGTTCTTGACATCCCCTCCGTCTGCTCGGGGGCGAGTCTGCCAAAAATTGCTCGAGTTGACAATTGGCTTGCTTCGACCTCTGATTCATGGGCCCGCCACTGGGGAGGCATCACCAAACTATGCGGCGAATATGGTCATCAACGGCGTGGCACTTGGAGGCTTTGGTGTATCTATGGACCAATTAGGCGCCCAGAGTAGTGCAACAGgtgctgtggatgatgtcgccaCATACGTTCACCTGGCTACCGTCGTCTCGGCCAGCGAGTACAAAGCGGCCAGTATGCGCTGGTGGACTTCCGCCTGGTCGCTTGCGCGGGAGCTCAAGTTGGGTCGTGAGTTGCCGCCGAACACGACACCACGCCAGGATGGTGAAATGGAGGGTGAATCCGAAATGGGTATGAACGGCAACAAACGACAAGCGTCTTCGTTGCTCACCTCTATGGGCGGTGGTAATTCTTCCGTCAATCTGACGGAGGAGGAACGCGAAGAGCGTCGCCGCATCTGGTGGCTGTTATTCGCGATGGATCGCCATCTGGCCCTCTGCTACAATCGGCCTTTGACGCTGCTGGACAAGGAGTGTGAAGGTCTTCTGCAACCTATGAACGATGACCTGTGGCAGGCGGGCGACTTCTCGGCTGCCAACTACCGCCGTGCGGGTCCGTCCTTCGAATGTGCTGGTCACAGCATGTTTGGGTATTTCTTGCCACTCATGACCATCCTGGGTGAGATAGTGGATTTGCAACACGCGCGGAACCATCCACGGTTTGGTCTGCATTTCCGCAACAGTGGCGAGTTGGAGAGTCAAGCGATGGAGATCACGCGCCAGCTCGATGTATATGCCCAAAGCTTGAAGGAGTTCGAGGCTCGGTACACAAACTCTCTCACGCTCGGCTCAGGAGAAAATGACGCCAACATGGAAGGGTCCCATCTCAACCACGTCAGTCCCTCCGGTCGCTCAAGCAGTACCGTCGGATCGCATGTTAGCGAATCCATCGTCCACACGAAGATGGTGGTCGCCTACGGAACCCACATCATGCACGTGCTCCACATCCTACTGGCCGGTAAATGGGATCCGATCAACTTGCTCGACGACAACGACCTTTGGATCTCGTCCGAATCCTTCATCACGGCCATGGGCCATGCAGTGAGCTCCGCCGAAGCGGCAGGCGATATCCTAGAATACGACCCAGATCTCAGTTTCATgccattcttcttcggcatATATCTCCTGCAGGGCAGTTTCCTCTTACTCTTGACCGCGGACAAGTTGCAAGGAGACGCGAGTCAAAGTGTGGTCCGGGCTTGTGAGACGATTGTTCGGGCACATGAGGCGTGTGTCGTGACTCTGAACACTGAATATCAG AGAACATTCCGGAAAGTGATGCGCTCCGCCTTGGCTCAGGTCCGCGGCCGTGTGCCGGAGGACTTtggcgagcagcagcaacgcAGGCGCGAAGTTCTGGCTCTCTACCGCTGGAGCGGAGACGGCAGCGGCCTCGCCCTGTGA
- a CDS encoding uncharacterized protein (ID:PFLUO_007666-T1.cds;~source:funannotate) — protein sequence MLSRIARRKNALFHLRKAHAQRTLTFPTSLRLQSHSTWQSPVVPTPATSTQERPRRPSFQSSRNLATATDQSAIGQASIDSHPFSSPSDYDKIKQWADTMLQMPTDEFDPSSLIILDDYLQTRPKTVRKIQGIGGDQREMIANMDVSLKVGRFDRAAALIARVRHYFPLGSPEYLALHNRYMNAMVSHMIVTRQQQMILQLQRWFEIEMPNEGVRPDATTYSIMIRMALRMLYGSKRDRTVRRYWQLAKKAGIDEEDIAGMEILSDLEFGELFEICPSEFPHFHNGEVEHPADVAEVLATEQKGLGLKSLKESLSSFSNTSLSAIELEERQRQLEADTIKTALSRWRKEFEDRQKTGLDVSARGKRLGTLMHQWQSNLASRIKEELKMIDKAEMTKVPANKEEKERQDYGVYMRCLDPDQLAALTILSVISVFTGTGIHAGVKLSSIASNIGQEVNAEVIAETILKKHATQSPRRKQAMKQLLSRRKQREGGMRWKTLVHGLQVEDATITWPSAVTVRVGAALFSMLHEVAKVPVPTEDTQTFGKQVILHPAFQHSYQITWGRRQGLIHMNNDVVSMLTREPTADLLGRQLPMLCKPKPWTGQKEGGYFLYENNIVRSTPGETLQPAYVRAALENNGMAEIRAALDVLGSTGWAINTEVFDVMLEAWNSGEAVGKLAPIEPDLPIPPKPDPSAGYEAEKKWDAQMRILENKRSGYHSVRCFQNFQLEIARSYRDETFYLPHNLDFRGRAYPLPPYLNQMGADNSRALLLFSEAKPLRASGLRWLKIQVANLAGFDKASLSEREQFTMDHLEDVLDSANNGLNGKKWWLKAEDPWQCLASCIELRNALRHPDPTEYPSRLPIHQDGSCNGLQHYAALGGDIVGAQQVNLEPSDRPSDVYTGVSEFVKAEVTREAAEGLPIAQLLDGKITRKVVKQTVMTNVYGVTFMGAMKQVRRQLIDHYPDMSTQEHKDGSLYIARKIFNALGSMFNGAHEIQYWLGDCAARATVSLTPEQIDELMREAMSPTGDNEKRASLDPTKKFRSTVVWTTPLGLPVVQPYRTRKTRRIKNTLQDINIIDDFSDDVVHKRKQLQAFPPNYIHSLDATHMILSANACKKAGLTFSAVHDSFWTHASDVDDMNILLRDAFVRLHSDDVVGRLAAEFDVRYGKNLYLARIDVNKRVGSAVRRHRLNAPKRQSQLTELFDEYRRQTLLRSEDPEQQAEGRAMVTPASIFEAMGGSDKDLIMSSSLGQSAVGHVPEDIDTTGFDSPTPSSLMDPEDLNLSTAEDRIELMSNPHVNVDADADGADQEAPKPKRKQRNVYTWMWLPLKFAPVPAKGAWDLSRIRDSKYFFS from the exons ATGTTATCACGCATCGCTCGCCGGAAGAACGCGCTCTTCCATCTGCGCAAGGCCCATGCCCAACGTACATTGACTTTTCCCACATCACTACGGTTACAGTCGCATTCGACATGGCAAAGTCCGGTTGTCCCTACGCCGGCTACCTCAACACAGGAACGCCCGCGTCGACCGTCCTTCCAATCCAGTCGCAATCTCGCTACGGCAACCGACCAGTCAGCCATCGGTCAAGCCTCGATTGACAGCCATCCTTTCTCCTCCCCATCCGACTACGACAAAATCAAGCAATGGGCTGATACAATGTTGCAAATGCCTACCGATGAATTTGATCCCTCCTCTCTGATCATCTTGGACGACTATCTACAGACTCGACCGAAGACCGTGAGGAAAATACAGGGCATCGGAGGTGACCAAAGGGAGATGATAGCCAACATGGATGTCTCGTTGAAGGTTGGCCGGTTCGatcgagctgctgctctgaTCGCCCGTGTGCGTCACTACTTTCCGTTGGGTTCCCCGGAGTATCTCGCTCTTCACAACCGCTATATGAACGCGATGGTGTCGCACATGATTGTCActcggcagcagcagatgatTCTGCAGTTGCAAAGATGGTTCGAGATCGAGATGCCCAATGAAGGCGTGCGCCCTGATGCGACGACTTACTCCATTATGATTCGGATGGCCTTGCGCATGTTGTACGGATCCAAGCGTGATAGAACGGTGCGGCGGTACTGGCAGCTAGCCAAGAAAGCGGGTAtcgatgaggaggatatcgCCGGGATGGAAATTCTCTCGGACCTGGAGTTCGGCGAATTATTCGAG ATATGCCCTTCCGAGTTTCCGCATTTCCACAATGGCGAGGTCGAGCACCCAGCCGACGTTGCTGAAGTTTTAGCGACCGAGCAAAAGGGCTTGGGATTGAAGTCCCTGAAGGAGTCTCTCTCATCGTTTTCCAACACATCTTTGTCTGCAATAGAACTTGAAGAGAGGCAGCGCCAGCTTGAGGCTGATACTATCAAGACAGCCTTGAGTCGCTGGCGCAAAGAGTTTGAGGACAGGCAGAAGACCGGCCTGGACGTGAGCGCACGCGGCAAAAGGCTGGGCACATTGATGCATCAGTGGCAATCCAATCTCGCATCGAGGATCAAAGAGGAGCTCAAGATGATCGACAAGGCCGAAATGACAAAAGTCCCGGCGaataaagaagaaaaagaacgtCAAGACTATGGTGTCTATATGCGGTGCTTGGATCCCGATCAATTGGCAGCGCTGACTATCCTCTCCGTTATTTCTGTGTTCACCGGAACAGGCATTCATGCCGGAGTCAAGCTCTCCTCGATCGCTTCGAACATTGGACAAGAGGTAAATGCCGAGGTGATTGCCGAGACGATTCTCAAGAAACATGCGACTCAAAGCCCTCGGCGCAAGCAAGCAATGAAGCAGCTCCTTTCCCGCCGCAAGCAAAGGGAGGGCGGAATGCGCTGGAAGACATTGGTGCATGGACTGCAAGTTGAAGATGCCACCATCACTTGGCCTTCGGCCGTGACCGTTCGAGTCGGGGCAGCCTTGTTCAGCATGCTCCATGAGGTTGCCAAAGTTCCTGTTCCAACTGAAGACACACAGACCTTCGGGAAGCAGGTCATCCTGCATCCTGCTTTCCAACATTCCTACCAGATCACATGGGGAAGACGCCAGGGTCTGATCCATATGAACAATGATGTTGTCAGTATGCTCACAAGGGAGCCGACAGCGGATTTGCTGGGTCGCCAGCTCCCCATGCTGTGCAAGCCCAAACCATGGACAGGTCAAAAAGAAGGAGGATATTTCCTCTACGAAAATAACATTGTACGATCGACTCCGGGCGAAACTCTGCAACCCGCCTACGTCAGAGCCGCGTTGGAAAATAATGGAATGGCAGAGATCCGAGCCGCCTTGGATGTTCTTGGCAGCACTGGGTGGGCGATCAACACAGAAGTCTTCGACGTTATGCTTGAGGCTTGGAACTCTGGCGAAGCAGTAGGCAAGCTGGCTCCCATTGAGCCTGACTTGCCGATTCCGCCCAAGCCGGATCCCAGCGCAGGCTACGAAGCCGAGAAGAAATGGGATGCTCAAATGCGTATCCTTGAGAATAAAAGATCCGGGTATCACTCAGTCCGATGCTTCCAGAATTTCCAACTGGAGATCGCACGTTCCTATCGCGACGAGACTTTCTATCTTCCACACAATCTGGATTTCCGGGGACGCGCTTATCCGTTGCCTCCTTACCTCAACCAGATGGGAGCCGATAACTCCCGGGCGTTGCTTCTTTTCAGCGAAGCCAAGCCGCTCAGAGCAAGCGGTCTACGATGGTTGAAGATTCAGGTTGCAAACTTAGCTGGATTCGACAAGGCCAGTCTGTCGGAGCGTGAGCAATTCACCATGGACCACTtggaggatgtgctggaCTCGGCCAACAACGGCTTGAATGGCAAAAAATGGTGGCTCAAGGCTGAAGATCCCTGGCAATGTCTGGCATCTTGCATCGAACTGCGCAACGCACTACGCCATCCCGACCCTACCGAATACCCCTCACGTCTCCCAATTCACCAGGATGGTTCATGCAACGGACTTCAGCACTACGCTGCTCTAGGCGGTGATATCGTTGGCGCTCAACAAGTCAACCTCGAACCTAGCGACCGGCCCTCTGATGTTTACACCGGTGTTTCCGAATTTGTAAAAGCGGAAGTCACTCGGGAGGCAGCCGAAGGTCTCCCGATTGCACAACTGCTCGACGGAAAAATCACTCGAAAAGTCGTCAAGCAGACAGTCATGACCAACGTCTATGGTGTGACTTTTATGGGCGCCATGAAACAAGTTCGCCGGCAACTCATCGATCACTACCCTGACATGTCGACTCAAGAGCACAAGGATGGCTCGCTATATATTGCGCGGAAGATTTTCAACGCTCTAGGGTCGATGTTCAACGGGGCCCATGAGATCCAATATTGGCTTGGCGATTGTGCTGCGCGCGCCACAGTGTCCTTGACCCCTGAGCAGATTGATGAACTCATGAGGGAGGCAATGAGCCCGACGGGGGACAATGAAAAGAGAGCCTCTCTTGACCCCACCAAAAAGTTCCGATCCACCGTCGTCTGGACAACCCCGTTAGGCCTGCCCGTGGTCCAGCCTTACCGCACTCGGAAGACCAGGCGCATCAAGAACACGTTGCAAgacatcaacatcattgaCGACTTCTCCGATGATGTCGTGCACAAGCGCAAGCAGCTGCAAGCGTTTCCGCCCAATTATATTCACTCTCTGGACGCCACTCATATGATCCTCTCCGCCAACGCATGCAAGAAGGCTGGTCTCACATTCTCCGCTGTGCACGATTCCTTCTGGACACACGCCAGCGATGTCGATGACATGAACATCCTTTTGCGAGACGCTTTCGTCCGCTTGCACTCCGACGATGTGGTCGGTCGGCTAGCGGCAGAGTTCGACGTGCGGTACGGCAAGAACCTCTATCTGGCGCGGATCGACGTCAACAAGCGGGTTGGTTCCGCTGTGCGCCGGCACCGACTGAACGCGCCAAAGCGCCAGAGTCAGTTGACTGAACTGTTTGACGAGTACCGACGACAGACGCTGCTCCGGTCGGAAGACCCAGAGCAGCAGGCCGAAGGCCGCGCCATGGTGACACCTGCCAGTATTTTCGAGGCAATGGGCGGCTCAGATAAAGATCTTATTATGTCCTCCTCGCTCGGTCAGAGCGCCGTCGGCCACGTCCCGGAGGATATCGATACCACCGGGTTTGATTCGCCCACGCCGTCTTCTCTGATGGACCCTGAGGACCTCAATCTTTCCACTGCGGAGGATCGAATAGAGCTGATGTCAAACCCCCATGTAAACGTGGACGCGGACGCGGACGGTGCGGATCAGGAAGCTCCGAAGCCGAAGAGGAAGCAAAGGAATGTCTACACGTGGATGTGGCTGCCGCTGAAATTTGCGCCGGTCCCTGCCAAAGGAGCTTGGGACTTGAGCCGCATTCGTGACAGCAAGTACTTCTTTTCGTGA